GCTGCACAACCATCCCTCTGCGTCAAGTCGTCGCCCATAGTTTGCATCTCTTTGTCGAAGTCAACCACCGGGTCTGGAGAGAGAAAACCTCGCCAAGACCTTTCGATGGCCACCGCAATGCACAACGAGTCCGCCGCCGTAGAACGGAGTGGTCGCTGTAAGGACCAACCCCGATGTCCGAGAACACCGCCGCCGCCTACCACCTCGCCGAAGAGAGCCCCCCGCACAGGCCTGGCGGCCCAGGGACCAACGTGGCCAAAGCCAGAGCACGATATGCAGATCAACATCACCCGCGCCGCTAAATCAAGAGCGCGCATCCGGCAGACCAGCGTCGCGCCTTGCAATCCAGGCCGGCAAGCACCAATGCCAAGAGCAAGTGAGCACCTTCAGACGTTGAAAGCACCATGAAGCCACGCTGCACTCCACCGGTGTCGTCTGCCGATGTCGTCCCAAAGGTGGATTCCGACGAGACCATGTACGGCTACCGCCGGCCACGGAGTGGAACAACACACGCAAGAAGGGGAGGTAGTTGCAGCCCAACTGGCCACCAAGTCCCAAGACGCTGCCGTGGTAGGGTCCGAGCACAGCCAGAAAGTCCACGGCAAGGGCACGGCGGCGCCCCCATCTAGCCCGCCCAGATCTGGGGAAAGGGCCAGCCCAGGGTACCTTCCATTGGCGCACGAGCAGACACTGTGCAGTTGCCTCGCTTGCTACACCCGCATCCCAGAGCTCCACCATTGGCCAGCCAAGTCCAAGCAGCACCGGCGCCAGCGCAAGCTCGCGGATTCGGGCAGGCGCCCGCAGCCAAGGCATGAggggaggagagggaaggaggaagtCGCCCACCGCCACCGTGTAGTGCGAGGGGCTTTGCCCCTGCGACCCTAGCCGGTGGCGGCAAGAAGGGGGAGGCAGGATGGAGGCGCTAGTGGCGACGGTGGGAGTCGTCGCTCGAGTCGCCGCCAAGGACAacactccctccgtttctaaatataagactTTGTAGAGATTCCATTATGAACCACATAcgaatatatatagatgcattttagagtataaattcactcattttgctctatatgtagttcatagtgaaatatctacaaagatttatatttaggaacgaagaaAGTATATGCACAATGCAGCACAGTAGTAGCATCacgtactccctctgtaaataaatataaacaaacataagaacatttagatcactaaaatagtgATTTATATGCTCTTATATTCCTGGAGGGAGTACATCATAAACATGTTGCACCGAGATTTCTTTTCAAATTACCACACCCAAACCATTACTAACTTTCCAGATTTTAACACAGGAGAAACGGCTCACGTGCATAGCGATCACTCGTTCCCACAACGTAAAACTCAAGCAAAGCTTGGTACTACTTCGTCCTCTCCAGCTCCTGTCCCCTCAAGGGCAGCCTTTCTCTCGGCAAGCTCAAATCCAGCCCCGACACGCTCGCACACAAGACAACACCTCCTCACTCCAAATTACAAAAACGCCCCTAAGCTTAACGGTAGGCCTCGGAGAAGAAGACAACATTTCGGTCTTTTCCCCTCCGGCTGCTACGATTTATTCCTCTCTCGAAATAAAATGCCAAGCAAAAGTTTCGGATAAATATTTCCGCACGCCTCTCAAAATATGCAGACTCCCGAGAAATAAAGTCAAATTATGTTTAAAACTGTTCTCTTTCAAAAAGTTGCTGTGGAGCTGCCGTCGCCGCTTCCGTCCGGTCAGGCCGCCAGGGGCTCCGGCGCGAAGAGGTCGTCGAGGTCCGCCAGCTCCACGAAGTCCGCCGAGGGGTCCCACCTGCTGCTGCACGCCGCGGGGAGGCAGAACTGCATCAGGTTGTTCAGGGAGGTTTCCTCGTCGACGAGTCCCAGGCCGAACGCTGCCGTCACCTCCTCGTCCGCGTTCACCAAGGACCAGCTGGTGGTCGCCGACTGGGAGGGCGACGGGGGGGAGGCCGCCGTGGTGATGGGGGACGGGGCAGAGGTCGCCGTGGTGGAGGGTGACGGGGGAGAGGCCGCCCTGCCGAAGGGCGACGGAGGAGGGGCCGCCGTGGTGGAGGGCGACGGGGGAGAGGCCGCGGATGTCGACGGCGACGGCGCGGACGCCGTCACGGTGgagaggggcggcgagggggagggggcggtgTACTTAATGACTGCGCTCGGGCCGCGGAGGCGGAGCACGGCGGAGTCATAGACGGACTTGGCCTCCTCGGCGGTGTTGAAGGTGCCAAGCCAGACGCGCCGCCCCAGCTTCGGGTCGCGGATCTCCGCCGCATACTTGCCCCAGGGCCGGCGCCGCACGCCGCGCAATTGCCGGGCCGACCAAGTCCCCGCGGACCAATCATCCCCGCCGCACGCCACCAACGTGCGCTTCTTGCCGGCCGCGGCCGCCCTCAACCTCTTGTCGCGCGTCCAGTGGGAGGAGCTGCTCACCGCACCCGCCGCGGCGGACGGAAGACGAGAGAACGCGCGCGGCAGTCCGATCTCCCGCACGCACCGTCGCGCGCCGCGTCGCTGAGGCTGGTTCGTCTCCTCGTCGGAGTCGTCGGTGGCATCCGCGT
This genomic window from Aegilops tauschii subsp. strangulata cultivar AL8/78 chromosome 4, Aet v6.0, whole genome shotgun sequence contains:
- the LOC109757839 gene encoding uncharacterized protein produces the protein MDGCWRLPGGHGGGAAGRVVRVHFLDADATDDSDEETNQPQRRGARRCVREIGLPRAFSRLPSAAAGAVSSSSHWTRDKRLRAAAAGKKRTLVACGGDDWSAGTWSARQLRGVRRRPWGKYAAEIRDPKLGRRVWLGTFNTAEEAKSVYDSAVLRLRGPSAVIKYTAPSPSPPLSTVTASAPSPSTSAASPPSPSTTAAPPPSPFGRAASPPSPSTTATSAPSPITTAASPPSPSQSATTSWSLVNADEEVTAAFGLGLVDEETSLNNLMQFCLPAACSSRWDPSADFVELADLDDLFAPEPLAA